One region of Haloprofundus salilacus genomic DNA includes:
- a CDS encoding phosphoribosylaminoimidazolesuccinocarboxamide synthase: protein MTSVKEFRVTEEPTADSLGRGSFVFTDDYSVFDWGKMPDEIPGKGASLCTMGAYNFELLDVNHIPTHYRGVVEDGEERELGETTEPPREMAINLVQVPNLRYEDGYDYEGFYDAVGNNYLIPLEIVFRNTVPVGSSLRSRGDPADYGLDYDSWPDGVVELPEPVVEFSTKFEERDRYLSRDEADAISGPAEIDRLEELAFAVNHILTERADRAGLVHEDGKIECLYHDGSIEVADVVGTFDENRFSYEGQEMSKEVVRQYYKREHPEWVDAVSDAKAEADRRDDPDWRALCDAEPPALPNSVVDTVSEMYAAGTNAYTDYDWFGAPELDEAVDAVRDL, encoded by the coding sequence ATGACGAGCGTCAAGGAGTTCCGCGTGACCGAGGAACCGACGGCCGACTCACTCGGCCGGGGGAGCTTCGTCTTCACCGACGACTACTCGGTCTTCGACTGGGGGAAGATGCCCGACGAGATCCCGGGGAAAGGGGCGAGTCTCTGTACGATGGGCGCGTACAACTTCGAGTTGCTCGACGTGAACCACATCCCGACGCACTATCGGGGAGTGGTCGAAGACGGCGAGGAACGCGAACTCGGCGAGACGACCGAACCACCGCGCGAGATGGCTATCAATCTCGTACAGGTGCCGAACCTCCGGTACGAAGACGGCTACGACTACGAAGGGTTCTACGACGCAGTCGGGAACAACTACCTGATCCCGCTCGAAATCGTCTTCCGGAACACGGTTCCCGTGGGGTCGAGCCTCCGGTCGCGCGGTGACCCCGCCGACTACGGTCTCGACTACGACTCGTGGCCCGACGGGGTGGTGGAACTCCCCGAACCGGTCGTCGAGTTCTCCACGAAGTTCGAAGAGCGCGACCGCTACCTCTCGCGGGACGAGGCCGACGCCATCTCCGGCCCGGCCGAAATCGACCGCCTCGAAGAGTTGGCGTTCGCGGTGAACCACATTCTCACCGAGCGCGCCGACCGCGCGGGACTCGTCCACGAGGACGGGAAAATCGAGTGTCTCTACCACGACGGATCGATAGAAGTCGCGGACGTAGTCGGAACGTTCGACGAGAACCGATTCAGCTACGAAGGACAGGAGATGTCGAAGGAAGTCGTTCGGCAGTACTACAAGCGCGAACATCCGGAGTGGGTCGACGCCGTGAGCGACGCAAAAGCCGAGGCGGACCGGCGCGACGATCCGGATTGGCGCGCGTTGTGCGACGCCGAGCCACCGGCGCTCCCCAACTCAGTCGTCGACACCGTTTCGGAGATGTACGCCGCCGGGACGAACGCGTACACCGACTACGACTGGTTTGGCGCACCCGAACTGGACGAGGCCGTCGACGCGGTCCGCGATCTGTAG
- a CDS encoding alpha/beta fold hydrolase, whose product MDDTSTHEEWSDAQETTTVEVDDHELRVAYYEAGTDHDEPPVVFLHGIPTWSFLWRGVASAVAESRHVVAPDLVGYGNSTMRDGFDRSIRAQEAMLESLLDELNVDSVTLVGHDIGGGVALRYATHNPDAVDRLVLSNAVCYDSWPVEFVASLGVPKNAEKMDDDELEAQLDGAFEDGLYEDDPDPAFVEGMKAPWLGDGGKTALSRAAVSTNTNHTTELDYDAIAAETLLLWGGDDQFQPVSYAERLADDVDSTEFVELDRAYHWVTEDRPDVYRDELQTFLDGTE is encoded by the coding sequence ATGGACGACACCTCGACGCACGAGGAGTGGAGCGACGCGCAGGAGACGACGACGGTCGAAGTCGACGACCACGAACTCCGGGTCGCCTACTACGAAGCGGGGACGGACCACGACGAGCCTCCGGTCGTCTTCCTCCACGGCATCCCGACATGGTCGTTCCTCTGGCGCGGCGTCGCCTCGGCAGTCGCCGAATCTCGGCACGTCGTCGCCCCAGATCTCGTTGGCTACGGAAACTCGACGATGCGCGACGGGTTCGACCGCTCGATTCGCGCGCAGGAGGCGATGTTGGAGTCGCTACTCGACGAACTGAACGTCGATTCCGTCACGCTCGTCGGCCACGACATCGGCGGCGGCGTGGCGCTTCGCTACGCCACGCACAACCCCGACGCCGTCGACCGACTAGTGTTATCGAACGCCGTCTGTTACGACTCGTGGCCGGTGGAGTTCGTCGCGTCCCTCGGCGTGCCCAAGAACGCCGAGAAGATGGACGACGACGAACTCGAAGCGCAACTCGACGGCGCGTTCGAGGACGGGTTGTACGAGGACGACCCGGACCCGGCGTTCGTCGAGGGGATGAAAGCGCCGTGGCTCGGCGACGGCGGGAAGACGGCGCTGTCACGGGCGGCCGTCTCGACGAACACGAACCATACGACCGAACTCGACTACGATGCGATAGCGGCGGAGACACTGCTGCTGTGGGGCGGTGACGACCAGTTCCAACCCGTCTCGTACGCCGAACGACTGGCCGACGACGTCGACTCGACGGAGTTCGTCGAACTCGACCGAGCGTACCACTGGGTGACCGAGGACCGACCCGACGTGTACCGTGACGAGCTACAGACATTTCTCGACGGTACGGAGTAG
- a CDS encoding thiamine pyrophosphate-binding protein — protein sequence MTDGYTGADLFVDALEQYGVTHLFGNPGTTELPVMRALEDSNLDYVLGLHEDVAVGAAAGYASTRRYHSHHDSDVLPVGVVNLHVTPGLAHGLGNLYGASVAGAPLIVTAGNHSTDFRHEEPILSGDLRELADQFCKWSDEVRDVTALPTMLRRAFRVALTPPTGPVFLALPLDVMMTETDADPERLGPVPNAGRGDPTQLERAADLLADADDPVLVVGDEVARAGVDAVDAAVELAEAAGTRVHGEILSCEVNFPGDHPQWVSHVPPDEGLASTLMDTDTLVFAGISTHTTLTRHEKPLVPDDATCLHLGPDAWELGKNQPADAAVLGDVGLVCSELAVRVRERVGDDEREARLERVDATKQAVEQRLRSLGTGDSNDADDPRASKAELVDAIRAAVPDAYVVDEGVTSKYVMLTRWPFAPEQYVSNKGGGLGYGLPASVGAAVAESQRDDPRTVLGFVGDGSYLYYPQTLYTAARYDLDLTVVVSDNRNYRILKDNALGLFGGDEDDYEFVGMDFEPAVDIPTNAESHGARGRLVDSPDEIEDAVRAAVSRPGPDVLDVLVHD from the coding sequence ATGACCGACGGCTACACCGGCGCGGATCTCTTCGTCGACGCGCTCGAACAGTACGGTGTCACGCACCTCTTCGGCAACCCCGGTACGACGGAACTACCGGTGATGCGGGCGCTGGAGGACAGCAATCTCGACTACGTTCTCGGCCTCCACGAGGACGTCGCCGTCGGCGCGGCGGCGGGTTACGCGAGTACCCGCCGGTATCACAGCCACCACGACTCCGACGTTCTGCCGGTCGGCGTCGTCAACCTCCACGTCACGCCGGGACTCGCGCACGGTCTCGGCAACCTCTACGGCGCGAGCGTCGCCGGCGCACCGCTCATCGTCACCGCGGGCAACCACAGTACCGACTTCCGCCACGAGGAACCCATCCTCTCGGGCGACCTCCGCGAACTGGCCGACCAGTTCTGCAAGTGGTCCGACGAGGTGCGCGACGTGACCGCGCTCCCGACGATGCTCCGCCGGGCGTTCCGCGTCGCGCTCACGCCGCCGACCGGTCCGGTGTTCCTCGCACTGCCGCTGGACGTGATGATGACCGAGACCGACGCCGACCCGGAGCGATTGGGACCGGTTCCGAACGCGGGTCGCGGCGACCCGACGCAATTGGAGCGCGCCGCCGATCTCCTCGCCGACGCTGACGACCCCGTTCTGGTCGTCGGCGACGAAGTCGCTCGCGCCGGAGTCGACGCGGTGGACGCCGCCGTCGAACTCGCAGAGGCGGCAGGAACGCGCGTCCACGGGGAGATTCTCTCCTGCGAGGTGAACTTCCCCGGCGACCACCCGCAGTGGGTGTCGCACGTGCCGCCGGACGAGGGACTCGCGTCGACGTTGATGGACACCGACACGCTCGTCTTTGCCGGAATCTCCACGCACACGACGCTGACGCGCCACGAGAAGCCGCTCGTCCCCGACGACGCGACGTGTCTCCACCTCGGTCCCGACGCCTGGGAACTCGGCAAGAATCAGCCCGCGGACGCGGCGGTGCTGGGCGACGTCGGCCTCGTATGTTCGGAACTCGCGGTGCGCGTTCGTGAGCGCGTCGGCGACGACGAACGCGAGGCGCGACTCGAACGCGTCGACGCGACGAAGCAGGCGGTCGAACAACGGCTGCGCTCGCTCGGGACCGGGGATTCGAACGACGCCGACGACCCCCGCGCCTCGAAAGCCGAGCTAGTCGATGCGATTCGCGCCGCGGTCCCCGACGCCTACGTCGTCGACGAGGGCGTCACCTCGAAGTACGTGATGCTCACACGATGGCCGTTCGCACCCGAACAGTACGTCTCGAACAAGGGCGGCGGTCTCGGCTACGGACTCCCGGCGTCTGTGGGCGCGGCTGTCGCCGAGAGCCAGCGCGACGACCCGCGGACCGTCCTCGGATTCGTCGGCGACGGCTCGTACCTCTACTATCCGCAGACGCTGTACACGGCGGCGCGCTACGACCTCGATCTCACCGTCGTCGTCTCCGACAACCGAAACTACCGCATCCTGAAAGACAACGCACTCGGCCTGTTCGGCGGCGACGAGGATGACTACGAGTTCGTCGGCATGGATTTCGAACCGGCGGTCGACATCCCGACGAACGCCGAGAGCCACGGCGCTCGCGGTCGGCTAGTCGACTCGCCGGACGAGATCGAGGACGCGGTTCGAGCGGCCGTCTCTCGTCCGGGACCGGACGTGCTGGACGTGCTCGTCCACGACTGA
- the cofH gene encoding 7,8-didemethyl-8-hydroxy-5-deazariboflavin synthase subunit CofH: MSDAPAPDAGRGPTGPTAFDFEYVPETDQSFENALAKARDGERLTVDDGVELLTTGTENDGIDPVRKELVLEAADRRRADVVGEDVTFVANLNNNVTTACNTGCLFCNFKDSSHAFESDSSADHGGFTKTPAESRAVVEDALDTGIYEVTSVSGLHPAFALDDEHHEILRDYDDAARTVNYKPPERYETDPGTYLEQMEAMSVGGVHLHSMTPEEAYHARRGTDWSYESVYHKLRDAGLDSAPGTAAEILVDEVREVICPGKIDSQGWVDAMEGAISAGLDVTATIMYGHVENEMHRVMHLKEIRDLQDRTGGITEFVPLSFVHQQTPLYERGVVTGGASDAEDELLIAVSRLFLDNVDNVQSSWVKYGDEKGLKLLNCGANDFMGTILSEEITKRAGGEYGEFRSFDDYVEMLSAIGRPPVERSTDYRTRRRIDPDDGPHGPMLGPRADGTPMLDRRESPE, translated from the coding sequence ATGAGCGACGCGCCAGCGCCGGACGCCGGGCGCGGTCCGACTGGGCCGACGGCGTTCGACTTCGAATACGTGCCCGAGACGGACCAGTCGTTCGAGAACGCGCTGGCGAAAGCCCGAGACGGCGAGCGACTCACCGTCGACGACGGCGTCGAACTGCTGACTACCGGTACCGAGAACGACGGAATCGACCCGGTACGCAAGGAACTCGTGCTGGAGGCCGCCGACCGCCGCCGCGCCGACGTCGTCGGCGAGGACGTGACGTTCGTCGCGAACCTCAACAACAACGTAACGACGGCGTGCAACACCGGCTGTCTGTTCTGCAACTTCAAGGACAGCTCTCACGCCTTCGAGAGCGACTCCAGCGCCGACCACGGAGGCTTCACGAAGACGCCCGCGGAGTCGAGAGCCGTCGTCGAAGACGCCCTCGACACGGGTATCTACGAGGTGACGTCGGTATCGGGACTCCATCCGGCGTTCGCGCTCGACGACGAACACCACGAGATTCTGCGCGACTACGACGACGCCGCGCGGACGGTGAACTACAAGCCGCCGGAGCGCTACGAGACGGACCCCGGGACGTACCTCGAACAGATGGAGGCGATGTCGGTCGGCGGCGTTCACCTCCACTCGATGACACCCGAGGAGGCGTACCACGCTCGCCGCGGCACCGACTGGTCCTACGAGTCCGTCTACCACAAACTCCGGGATGCCGGACTCGACTCTGCGCCCGGAACCGCGGCCGAGATTCTCGTCGACGAGGTGCGCGAGGTCATCTGTCCGGGGAAAATCGACTCGCAGGGGTGGGTCGACGCGATGGAAGGAGCGATTTCGGCCGGACTGGACGTGACAGCGACCATCATGTACGGCCACGTCGAAAACGAAATGCACCGCGTGATGCACCTGAAGGAGATTCGCGACCTGCAGGACCGAACCGGCGGTATCACCGAGTTCGTCCCGCTGTCGTTCGTCCACCAGCAAACGCCGCTGTACGAGCGCGGCGTCGTCACCGGCGGGGCCTCCGACGCCGAGGACGAACTACTCATCGCGGTGTCCCGCCTCTTCCTCGACAACGTCGACAACGTCCAGTCGTCGTGGGTGAAGTACGGCGACGAGAAGGGGCTGAAACTGCTCAACTGCGGCGCGAACGACTTCATGGGGACGATTCTCTCCGAGGAGATCACTAAGCGCGCGGGCGGCGAGTACGGCGAGTTCCGCTCGTTCGACGACTACGTCGAGATGCTGTCGGCCATCGGCCGCCCTCCGGTCGAGCGGTCGACCGACTACCGGACGCGCCGCCGAATCGACCCCGACGACGGCCCACACGGCCCGATGCTCGGCCCGCGCGCCGACGGGACGCCGATGCTCGACCGCCGGGAGTCGCCAGAGTGA
- a CDS encoding metal-dependent hydrolase produces the protein MMSPTHIATGVVIAAPFAIFAPELAPLAAVSAMAGGVFPDLDLFVGVHRKTLHFPVYYWGAVALAGVLAVLVPTTATLAAFFFFLSAAVHSVADWFCGGNELRPWENTSEHAVFVHPLDRWLRPKRLIRWDGSPEDLALTAVLSLPGLFLFEGPVRLLTAATLVVAVVYAAVRKRVPDLAPWLAE, from the coding sequence ATGATGAGCCCAACCCACATCGCGACGGGCGTCGTCATCGCCGCCCCTTTCGCGATTTTCGCGCCCGAACTCGCGCCGCTCGCCGCCGTGAGCGCGATGGCCGGGGGCGTCTTCCCGGACCTCGACCTGTTCGTCGGCGTCCACCGAAAGACGCTGCACTTCCCCGTCTACTACTGGGGAGCAGTCGCTTTGGCGGGCGTTCTCGCCGTTCTCGTGCCGACGACGGCGACACTCGCCGCCTTCTTCTTCTTTCTCTCGGCGGCAGTCCACTCCGTCGCCGACTGGTTCTGCGGCGGCAACGAACTCCGTCCGTGGGAGAACACCTCCGAGCACGCCGTCTTCGTCCACCCGCTCGACCGATGGCTCCGGCCGAAGCGACTCATCCGGTGGGACGGGTCGCCGGAGGACCTCGCGCTGACGGCGGTGCTGTCGCTTCCCGGTCTCTTTCTCTTCGAGGGGCCGGTCCGTCTACTGACGGCGGCGACGCTTGTCGTCGCCGTCGTTTACGCCGCCGTCAGAAAGCGGGTCCCGGATCTCGCGCCGTGGTTGGCCGAGTGA
- a CDS encoding mechanosensitive ion channel family protein translates to MSFQSVATVALQTIPIEGLTLGELIQQYLVPAVLFVLGIAVTLVLGRAVLVPLVDRVLRQQGHDETVRTLADSLMAAVVWVLALAVGLMLAGFGTVIAALGVFGGALALAVGFAAQDLLGNFVAGIFILKDKPFEVGDWIEVGDITGRVEDIDLRVTRVRTFDNERITVPNGELANNPLKNPVAYDRLRQQFVFGIGYEDDIDQAKAAILNEVGRIPEVLDDPAPDIRVTELEDSYVGLNTRFWVDNPNRSDFVRVQSDVVQNVKERLDAEGIDMPYPYRQLTGSVDLGGELTTQRAQTPADD, encoded by the coding sequence ATGTCGTTTCAGTCAGTCGCTACGGTCGCCTTACAGACGATACCGATAGAAGGGCTCACGCTCGGCGAACTTATCCAACAGTATCTCGTTCCGGCGGTGCTGTTCGTTCTCGGCATCGCCGTCACGCTCGTTCTCGGACGGGCTGTTCTCGTGCCGCTCGTCGACCGCGTGCTCAGACAGCAAGGCCACGACGAGACGGTTCGCACTCTCGCGGACAGCCTTATGGCTGCGGTCGTCTGGGTGCTCGCGCTCGCGGTCGGTCTCATGCTGGCCGGGTTCGGCACCGTCATCGCCGCGCTCGGCGTGTTCGGAGGGGCGCTCGCACTCGCGGTCGGCTTCGCCGCGCAGGACCTGCTCGGCAACTTCGTCGCCGGAATCTTCATCCTCAAGGACAAGCCGTTCGAGGTCGGCGACTGGATCGAAGTCGGCGACATCACGGGCCGCGTCGAGGACATCGACCTCCGGGTCACGCGCGTCCGGACGTTCGACAACGAGCGAATCACCGTCCCGAACGGCGAACTCGCAAACAACCCGCTGAAGAACCCCGTCGCCTACGACCGCCTCCGACAGCAGTTCGTCTTCGGCATCGGCTACGAGGACGACATCGACCAGGCGAAGGCCGCGATTCTCAACGAGGTCGGTCGGATCCCCGAGGTGCTCGACGACCCCGCACCCGACATCCGTGTGACCGAACTGGAGGACTCCTACGTCGGTCTCAACACGCGCTTCTGGGTCGACAACCCGAACCGCTCGGATTTCGTCCGCGTCCAATCCGACGTCGTCCAGAACGTCAAAGAACGACTCGACGCCGAGGGTATCGACATGCCGTACCCGTACCGACAGCTCACGGGCAGCGTCGACCTCGGCGGTGAACTGACGACGCAGCGCGCGCAGACGCCCGCCGACGACTGA
- the cofG gene encoding 7,8-didemethyl-8-hydroxy-5-deazariboflavin synthase subunit CofG — protein sequence MFPAADEYDVDIAVDDAEVERLLSVTPDDADAAPALTYARNVFLPLTTACRYTCTYCTYYDVPGQATLMSPKDIRETLRMGADAGCTEALFTFGDKPDARYEVIHDQLDEWGYDSILDYLYHACEIALEEGLLPHSNPGDLTESEFERLREVNASMGVMLETTADVSAHSGTRRKTPGQRLNTIRAAGRANVPFTTGLLVGIGETWRDRAESLLAIRELHERHGHVQEVIVQNVVPNERSDYETPSVETMRRVVAMARVTLPEEVSVQIPPNLSPARELLDCGVDDLGGVSPVTDDYINPDYGWPALEELRDIAAGAGVPLRERLPVYERFLPSDLGGDGGNAHDDVTERSVLSAAAGTEWLSTRIHAALRADDDAGRRYRALLSE from the coding sequence GTGTTTCCCGCGGCCGACGAGTACGACGTAGACATCGCCGTCGACGACGCCGAGGTGGAGCGACTGCTGTCGGTGACGCCCGACGACGCGGACGCCGCTCCGGCGCTGACCTACGCGCGGAACGTCTTCCTCCCGTTGACGACGGCGTGTCGCTACACCTGCACGTACTGTACCTACTACGACGTGCCGGGACAGGCGACGCTCATGTCGCCAAAGGACATCCGAGAGACGCTCCGCATGGGCGCTGACGCGGGCTGCACGGAGGCGCTCTTTACGTTCGGCGACAAACCAGACGCGCGCTACGAGGTGATTCACGACCAGCTCGACGAGTGGGGTTACGACTCGATTCTCGACTACCTCTACCACGCCTGCGAAATCGCGCTCGAAGAGGGACTGCTGCCGCACTCAAACCCCGGTGACCTCACCGAGTCGGAGTTCGAGCGCCTGCGCGAGGTCAACGCTTCGATGGGCGTGATGCTGGAGACGACCGCCGACGTGTCGGCGCACTCGGGGACGCGCCGGAAGACACCCGGCCAGCGCCTGAACACCATCCGCGCCGCCGGACGCGCGAACGTGCCGTTCACCACCGGACTCCTCGTCGGTATCGGCGAGACGTGGCGCGACCGCGCCGAGAGCCTGCTCGCAATCCGCGAACTCCACGAGCGCCACGGCCACGTCCAGGAGGTGATCGTCCAGAACGTCGTCCCGAACGAGCGCTCCGACTACGAGACGCCGAGCGTCGAGACGATGCGCCGCGTCGTCGCGATGGCGCGCGTCACGCTCCCCGAGGAGGTCTCAGTGCAGATACCGCCGAACCTCTCGCCCGCCCGCGAACTGCTCGACTGCGGCGTCGACGACCTCGGTGGGGTGTCGCCGGTGACGGACGACTACATCAACCCCGACTACGGGTGGCCCGCGCTCGAGGAACTCCGCGACATCGCCGCCGGTGCCGGCGTCCCGCTCCGCGAGCGGTTGCCGGTATACGAGCGGTTTCTGCCGTCGGATCTCGGTGGAGACGGGGGAAACGCGCACGACGACGTGACGGAGCGGTCTGTGTTGTCGGCCGCCGCGGGGACAGAGTGGCTCTCGACTCGGATTCACGCGGCGCTTCGCGCCGACGACGACGCCGGCCGGCGCTACCGGGCGCTGCTTTCAGAGTAG
- the cofC gene encoding 2-phospho-L-lactate guanylyltransferase, which yields MDVLVPYAATRPKTRLAEVLNSAERESFSRAMLADVVDAVAETGAEPTVLATAPVELDAPVVVDDRPLSAAVNDRLTATSDPTDHDATDDERRDGDVATEATRRRREDDPTAIVMSDLAVATPRVLSRFLESSGDLVVAPGRGGGTNALVVRHPDFYVDYHGASYLDHLRIARSIGATVREFDSMRLSTDVDEPNDLVEVLLHTNGRARDWLLDAGFDVDSRDGRVGVQRER from the coding sequence ATGGACGTTCTCGTCCCGTACGCAGCGACTCGGCCGAAGACGCGCCTCGCGGAGGTTCTCAACTCGGCCGAGCGAGAGTCGTTCTCGCGGGCAATGCTCGCTGACGTCGTCGATGCCGTCGCCGAAACCGGCGCGGAACCGACCGTTCTCGCGACCGCTCCGGTCGAACTCGACGCGCCCGTCGTAGTCGACGACCGACCGCTCTCTGCGGCGGTCAACGACCGACTCACCGCGACCAGCGACCCGACCGACCACGACGCGACCGACGACGAGCGACGCGACGGCGACGTCGCCACAGAGGCGACGCGACGGCGACGCGAAGACGACCCGACGGCAATCGTGATGAGCGATCTCGCCGTCGCCACCCCGCGAGTACTCTCTCGCTTTCTCGAATCGAGCGGTGACCTCGTCGTCGCCCCCGGACGCGGCGGCGGGACGAACGCGCTCGTCGTCCGTCACCCCGACTTCTACGTCGACTACCACGGCGCATCGTATCTCGACCACCTCCGAATTGCCCGCTCTATCGGTGCGACCGTCCGCGAGTTCGACTCGATGCGCCTGTCGACCGACGTCGACGAACCCAACGACCTCGTCGAGGTGTTGCTCCACACCAACGGGCGGGCGCGCGACTGGCTCCTCGACGCCGGATTCGATGTCGACTCGCGCGATGGCCGCGTCGGCGTGCAACGCGAACGTTGA